The DNA sequence tcaagatcttatttttaccattttagaaaaatataagattcattttgtcatttaataaaacagaaaattcaattaataacttttgtaaaacacaagTTCCAGaataatatttatgtttttattattatctgaAAGATTAtcttttaatcaaataaaatcataaatctAGTGGTAATTAATTTCAGAGGGTTCGACCTCTGTTCTACTTCACTTGCGTAGATTAgcataattttcgtaacaaccATTTATATATTATAGCTATAGCTCATATATCTATATGATTCGAACAGTTTAAGCATCCTTGTTTTTCATAGTAGCAAAAATGGGATTCAAACATCATACTCCTGTGTAGGGGTGTTAATCAAACCGTTCAAACCGCCCGTACCacaccgcaccgcaaaaaaaatgcgatttgaaattctttgcggtgcggtcacggtttgaattttttctaaaccgcgtggtgcggtgcagtttgcagttttgaattgttaatatgcggttcaaaccgcaccgcaccgcaaattataaaaataccaatttttatatttagttaggtccaatatgtgaatgtcTAACCCAAAGctcactaattattgtattattgaaacttaatattttttttttcatatttattttcaagccttatggtattttgaCAAGTCTTACTCAAGTTTTGttatatttgtgatagtttaattattggtgatagtccaaactgcaaaaaccgcaccgcaccgcaccatttttgcggtgcggttttcgcaattttgtagtttcgcggtgcgggtgcggtttgagaaattaaaaaaactgcATGTGTGGGTTGatgaaaaaaattgtcaaaaactgcaccatcggcaccgcgaacacccctactcATGTGTTATAACTTTgaaatctattttttattgcacaaatattttctaaaagaaaaaaagtggaAACCAATCTCCCCTCTCCCaatatcaaaagaaaaaaaaaaaaaaaaaaacaaaattacaatCATTTTATTCAAACATCTCATATCTCATGACGATGATGatgacaaaataaataatttttactcCTAAATAATTATGTTTATGGGATTGttaattaagtttcataaatgaTAGGGGAAAGTGAAGAGTTGAATTTTTCAAGATTTTGTATTGTTTCAGATTTATTCCAAGCTGTGAAGTGTGAACATTCTGAATAAGTGTTCGATCTAAATCTGGGTACTAATTTATTACAGACTTTATTCGGAAATTAAATAAAGTCGATCATGACTTCTactaatttcgaaaaatttattcaaaaaataaataaataaattgaaaaaaactTAGTTTTCTTTTAAAGCAAAACCTCAGTTAATATACCAAAAAACTTGTTTAACTACTGGAGTATAGAACATCAAAACCAGAGTCAAGTTCATGTAAGCAATACGAACAAGTTAGGGGTGGAAATTCGTGTTCGCAAGTCGTGTTCGTGTCGTGTAGAGACTCACGTATAGCATGTACATGCTTGACCCGAACACGATCCGTTTAATAATCgtgtcaaaaaataaaatccaaacACAACCTGTTTATAAACGGATTGACACGACACAACCCGTGTAACTCTTTTATAAGCATATTTTGTTTAAACATGTCAACCAATAACACGTTTATAATTCATTTATGAcactaaaataactttaaataagTAATTAACGAGTTAATATCTTGTGAGGGTTTCGAGCTGTGTTATCTTGTCTGACCCGTTTTGCTAGAACAAGTAGCCTAGTAATATAATGGGATTTGATTACTAGTTGCTAGAAAAAGGCCCACTTCTTTCATAGCAATATCTTGAGACACAAGTAATTATGCACATTGAACAAAACTCACACCATTAATAGTCTTACCCACAAACTAAATGAACTAAATATTGATCTGCCTGTCTAATACGATTATACTAGTTACAACAAACAAGTAAATAAGCCTTAGATACATGATACAGAAGTAGTCAGAAGAGCTAGAAAACCTTACTTCAGCAACAAACTATTCATAGTTAGTAAAATAATACATCTTAATTCAGGCCAAAAAAACTTTCTAACAACATTACATTATTAACTCACTACTAACCCGCTTAACTCTTGAACAACACATTCCATTGAAGGCCTGTGGTTGAAAGATTCATGTGTACAAAGCAGAGCTAGTTTAGCAAGCTTCGTTGCCTCAGATTCTGAAAACTTCCCAGCGAGGTTTTGATCAATGAAGTCTTCAAAACTGCATGACTCTGCGCCTTGGCGAACTGATTGGGTTATTTTCTGTTTTCCAGTTAGAATTTGAAATATGATCATACCAAATGCATATACATCGCTTTTTCCAGTGAAGCGACCGGTGTTTGTGTACTCAGGAGCCAGGTATCCCATGGCGGCACTGGCTTTCAGCATGGAGAAGATGATATCGTCTGCAAGGAGTTTGTGTAGTCCCGAATCCGAGATCATCGGCTTATAGTTGTTGTCAATGAGCACATTCTCCGCTGAGATATTCTGGTGAACTATAGCAGACTTTTTTCCCTTACTTCCATGCAAATATGCAATACCTGTGATTCAATCAACAGTTTGGACAATCAATTTACTcttattgtaaaaatatttcacTAATGCAGACACCATTAGTACTCTGATACGATATAGTTTTGAAGAAATTATAAAAGACTGACCTTTGGCAACACCAGTGATGATAGATACTCTAGTTGCCCATTCAAGAACCAAATCAGTGCCTTCCTTAATGTCAAGATACTGCAACAGACTTCCTTTCGGGACAAAATCATAGACAAGAAAACACTCTCCCCTTCCTCTTGAACAGCAAAAACCTCTCAACTTAACAAGATTTTCATGTTTCAATGATGTTAACATCTTCAATCCCTTCAGGAATGCAGCTTCGTCCGAGTTACAGCTTGTCTTCGCAATGCATTTTATGGCAACAACCGATCCATCTCTCAGGACTCCCCGGTAGGTGGCGGAGAAACTGCTTTTTCCCAGCAAATTCACTTCAGAGAAGCACTGTGTTGCGCGCTCCACTTCTTCTAGATTGAACATGAAGCTTTCGAGTACTTCCTGAGAGAATCCACCGCTACCTTTAGCAAAAGGGTCCCATCCGTTCGAGTATTCCAGACTGATGAGGGGAGATGCACTCTTCCTGTAAACTTCCTTCACCTGATCAGTGCTAAGCCGACTATCTGATGGGTCGAAAGTACTTccaattttctgtttttggcGGCGGTACCATGAGAATGAGAAAAGACCAGAAACAACAAATGCAACAAAAAGTCCAGTAACCCCCAAAACTACACCTATTTGAGGAGACTTAGATGGCTTTGAACACTTAGCTCCACTGCAATTCGACTCTAAATTTACAGACTCGGGTAGGTCTTTTGTGGAATGGTTACTTGTTGAGTTTGGGAAACTGTTGGCAGAAAAATTACCAGGTTGATATGGTTCTGGCCTGTTGGGGTCCCAACCTTCACTACTAGCTGTGCAAACTTGCAATTCATGAAACCCAACTCCACACAAGTTTGGGTTCTTTTCGTATTGGAATCCTCCCCCTAGGCTTTTAAAAACTGCATTTTCATTCACAAGGACCAACAAAAAGGCCATCAGGTCGATATATTTAGCTACATCCTTAATATTTAGAAgagataaaagaaaaaagaaagagcaATAAGAAAGAGAAAAATCAGGAACACATCACCTTGTGGAATGGTACCGGACAGAGAATTGTTCCTGATGTCAAGGACTTTTAACATGGGAGCCTCAACTAATTTTGCAGGAACAGAACCAAATAGTTTGTTAAAGCTCAAATCCAACCTTGTTAGTGTCTTCAGTTCACCCAAAGTTGCAGGAATTGCACCAGTTAGTTGATTATATTGAAGAGCAAGAACACTAAGCTTCTTCAGATTTCGAAGTTGAATTGGTATACTCCCAGTCAATCTATTATAACACAGCTGCAGAACTGCATATAACAAGAGAGAACTTGAATTGAAGCTTTATCTTACTTTGCAACAAATCACAAGTCCTACTTAAGAACTCATTACACGTTTTTGGAGCCAAGAAGAAAATAAAGGGAAGATTTTTTTTCTGAACAATCATCATATAAAGTAAACCAAGTAACATTACAGCAAAAATATATAGGCTCAACCATGCTAACATTACATTAGTACGTAGAGCAAGTCCAAAGGAAGCTTTAGTGAGAATACAGAAGCCAAAAGTGAAAGATTAGTATAAACATATTTGTTGAAGAATCTAACCCAAATAAAAGAAATACATCTAAACAAAGTTGAGGTTttcttcttttctattttttttctgcAATGTGGGGTTTATGAAGCAAAGTGTTCAGTGCAATAAAAATGACATGTCCCAATAACATAACAATGCATAATCTTTCTCTacatattaagaaaataaaaaaggtgAACTTTGGACTATAAATCAAGTGACCCACCTTGAAGATTAGGCATGTTTCCAAACCCAATTGGGATTTCCCCAGAAAGATTATTGACATTGAGATACAAATCAGTTAGCTGGCTTAAAGTCGTAAGCTCCTTGGGAATATTCCCATTCAAAGAATTGAAATGCAAGTAAAGACCCGTCAAGCTTCGAAGCTCAGCCACAGTCCCTGGTATTTCACCCCAGAGACCTTTTCCTTGCAGAGAGATATTAGCCACACGACCTTGGTCATTGCAAGCCACGCCTTCAAAAGCTCCACTGCAAGGATCAGAGTGAGGAGTCCACGATTTCAAAAACTGGTTTTTGGGGTCAAGAGAGGCTTTCAAGGCCATTAAAGCAGGGAGCTCagaaagagaagaaagagagagtgaggGAAAGAGGAAGAATAATAAGATTATTAGAGGCATGTCTGTTACTTTTTTGCCCTTGAAAGAAAATGACAGACAGGAAGAATGAAAGGTTGGACCTTTTTTATTACTTGTTAAGTTTCTGGTTCTATCTGCTAGTAAATTAAAGGTGGTGTTTGGTTCTAAGGAAAATGCAGGAGGAAGAGAAGGAGAAGAGGTGTTCTTCTTTCATGTTGTTCTTCAGGGTTTTTTGATAGTGGGAATGGGAAAGAGTGAGGTGAGTGTGTGTGTAGGAAAATGTGGAAGGTTTAGAAGATCGAGGAGAGTGTTTGTGGTTGGTTCGGTACTTTGGTTTGGTTTGATAGGTTCGAGATAGAATTTGAATCTTGTAAGACTTAGCGTATCCAAGACtattaaatatttacaagtgtggGGTCCTTTAGTACAATTCACCATAATATGGACCGTACGATAATCATTATATTGTATAGAACAAGACTATCATTTGTACATGAAAATCATCATTACGTTTATCATGGGCTATATAACAAATCAACATTAaattcttataaaaaaaaatcaacattaaATCTTGAACAGATCCTAATTGTTTTTTAGCAATTATTAACTTGTGTCATAAACTTTTGACATTACCACAAGGCCGCCTGCTGAAATACTTTTGAACTATAGGCACAAGTTCTTGTCGATATAAGAATTTaacaaataaatgaaatttatgGTTAAATGGAGTATATTTATCTCACTAACATTTCTGTTGCATctatattgattaagaaaagaATTAGCTCCTTtattttgccaccaaaaagaaaagaaaaggattGACAGCTATTAAAAAAAGGTTGTTTTCCACAAAAATCCCTTTCAAAAGAAAAGGTGTTAATGATGAACTGTAAATGGTAATATGGCATCTCTTGTCAAGTCGTGCAATGAAATAAGGGCTAAAAAAGTGGTTTTACTTTTTATAGTATTATGCTCATGAGTTAAAAATgtaagttaattttatttttgaaacaatgaattattagaatttttaaaaaattatataaacaaTCTTAATAATTATCAGGtacataattattaaaaaaattatattaaatagttTGCCAAAATACCTCTACTATTTAGTAGGTGTAGTGTAGACTTTcccataaatatatatctattacaCTTTGTACTTATTTCCATTCATTCCCTTTCACATCCTAATTGGAACAAAATTGCAGTTTTACATGATTGTTTCTTTGTTTGATTATACTTTATAAAAGTTTTCAAACAACGTTACAATTCTCCACTCTTCTAAATTTCTAATGCTTCATGTGAACTACTTTTTGATCTTGTAATTAAGCTCCATGTGACCTTAACTATAATATTAAATTGTCGTTTATTTAAAAGCTAGGGACCTAAATCCTAGTAAAACCGACCCAAAGTTTTCTTATAGAGCTTGTGAGTTTATTTTGTCATGGGATTAGACAGAAGGGACATATTTTATGGGTTTTTCTCCTTCGGACATGATTAAATATTCTGAAGCTCTTTCCACAAACTTTAGACAAGAATCTCTcagcaaaaatatatataaaaaaaaaatacaatgttTTTGTAAACTTAGCACAAAGTGTAAAAAAATACCAACAagaatcttttttttattattatttaaccagcaAGAATCTTGTTTCACCGCTAGTCTGCGAAATCCAAGTATAGTGATTAAAATCtgtatattaaagaaaaataattagtcTCGATTTATGTTCTGAAAAAATACATGACTATAGAATAGTATAATGCATAGTAAGATCTTTTTTCCCGAATAAATCATCAAGTTATGAACTAAAAAGTACATTCATAATATTCTTGGTACAGAGCTCACATTTAAGAGCGGAcgcatttattttcatttactatgaaaaaagaaaagtgtgaaaaaaaaaatgaaatcaaaaAGGATTTTGGGATATGCAATTATTCTACAAACAAAACCAAGTGGTGTGTGGCAGATAATAAGCAATATATATAGGACAGAAATGGTGTCTCAATTCTTGACCTTTTCTTTc is a window from the Cannabis sativa cultivar Pink pepper isolate KNU-18-1 chromosome 1, ASM2916894v1, whole genome shotgun sequence genome containing:
- the LOC115706329 gene encoding protein NSP-INTERACTING KINASE 2, coding for MPLIILLFFLFPSLSLSSLSELPALMALKASLDPKNQFLKSWTPHSDPCSGAFEGVACNDQGRVANISLQGKGLWGEIPGTVAELRSLTGLYLHFNSLNGNIPKELTTLSQLTDLYLNVNNLSGEIPIGFGNMPNLQVLQLCYNRLTGSIPIQLRNLKKLSVLALQYNQLTGAIPATLGELKTLTRLDLSFNKLFGSVPAKLVEAPMLKVLDIRNNSLSGTIPQVFKSLGGGFQYEKNPNLCGVGFHELQVCTASSEGWDPNRPEPYQPGNFSANSFPNSTSNHSTKDLPESVNLESNCSGAKCSKPSKSPQIGVVLGVTGLFVAFVVSGLFSFSWYRRQKQKIGSTFDPSDSRLSTDQVKEVYRKSASPLISLEYSNGWDPFAKGSGGFSQEVLESFMFNLEEVERATQCFSEVNLLGKSSFSATYRGVLRDGSVVAIKCIAKTSCNSDEAAFLKGLKMLTSLKHENLVKLRGFCCSRGRGECFLVYDFVPKGSLLQYLDIKEGTDLVLEWATRVSIITGVAKGIAYLHGSKGKKSAIVHQNISAENVLIDNNYKPMISDSGLHKLLADDIIFSMLKASAAMGYLAPEYTNTGRFTGKSDVYAFGMIIFQILTGKQKITQSVRQGAESCSFEDFIDQNLAGKFSESEATKLAKLALLCTHESFNHRPSMECVVQELSGLVVS